A window of the Cicer arietinum cultivar CDC Frontier isolate Library 1 chromosome 6, Cicar.CDCFrontier_v2.0, whole genome shotgun sequence genome harbors these coding sequences:
- the LOC101496880 gene encoding heavy metal-associated isoprenylated plant protein 23: MGVGGTLEYLSDLMSTGHHHLKKKKKQLQTVELKIRMDCDGCELKIKKTLSSLSGVKSVEINRKQQKVTVTGYVEPNKVLKKAKSTGKRAEIWPYVPYNLVAQPYAVSSYDKKAPPGYVRRVENAAATTGTMTRYEDPYVNMFSDENPNACSIM; encoded by the exons ATGGGAGTTGGTGGCACTTTGGAGTACTTATCTGATCTCATGAGCACTGGTCACCACCATctcaagaagaagaagaagcagttACAAACTGTAGAGCTAAAGATTAGGATGGACTGTGATGGCTGTGAGCTTAAGATCAAGAAAACCCTTTCTTCACTAAGTG GGGTAAAATCAGTGGAGATAAACCGTAAACAGCAAAAAGTAACAGTAACTGGGTATGTTGAGCCAAACAAGGTGCTGAAGAAGGCTAAGTCAACGGGAAAGAGGGCTGAAATTTGGCCTTATGTGCCTTACAATTTGGTGGCTCAACCATATGCTGTTTCATCTTATGACAAGAAGGCTCCTCCTGGTTATGTGAGGAGAGTGGAGAATGCTGCTGCAACCACTGGAACCATGACAAGATATGAAGACCCTTATGTCAACATGTTCAGTGATGAAAACCCAAATGCCTGTTCTATAAtgtag
- the LOC101497210 gene encoding photosynthetic NDH subunit of lumenal location 4, chloroplastic isoform X1 — protein sequence MALSLSLSSGVSVSYRYPSCILKRNGKSCNKVLCSARNDNNKKRFVGIGVGIVTAWVMGLTALDADATRIEYYATVAEPMCELNYAKSGLGYCDVVEGFGDEAPLGELINIHYTARFADGIVFDSSYKRARPLTMRIGVGKVIRGLDQGILGGEGVPPMRIGGKRKLMIPPLLAYGPEPAGCFSGDCNIPGNATLLYDIKFVGLYSGNAK from the exons ATGGCACTCTCGTTATCACTATCTTCAGGCGTTAGCGTTTCTTACCGTTATCCTTCATGTATATTGAAACGGAATGGTAAGAGTTGCAATAAGGTGTTATGTTCGGCGCGTAATGACAATAATAAGAAACGGTTTGTTGGAATTGGTGTTGGGATTGTAACGGCTTGGGTTATGGGTTTAACGGCGTTGGATGCGGATGCAACGAGAATTGAATACTATGCTACTGTAGCAGAGCCTATGTGTGAACTCAATTACGCCAAGTCTGGGCTTGGTTATTGTGATGTTGTTGAGGGTTTCGGTGATGAAGCTCCTCTTGGAGAACTTATCAAT ATTCATTATACTGCAAGATTTGCTGATGGAATAGTATTTGATAGCAGTTATAAACGTGCTAGACCTCTCACTATGCGTATTGGGGTTGGCAAG GTAATTAGGGGATTGGATCAGGGAATTTTGGGAGGTGAAGGAGTACCTCCAATGCGGATAG GTGGGAAACGCAAGCTCATGATTCCTCCCTTGTTAGCATATGGCCCTGAACCTGCAGGGTGCTTCTCAG GTGACTGCAATATACCGGGCAATGCCACTCTTCTGTATGATATTAAATTCGTTGGTCTTTATTCGGGAAATGCAAAGTGA
- the LOC101497210 gene encoding photosynthetic NDH subunit of lumenal location 4, chloroplastic isoform X2, with protein sequence MALSLSLSSGVSVSYRYPSCILKRNGKSCNKVLCSARNDNNKKRFVGIGVGIVTAWVMGLTALDADATRIEYYATVAEPMCELNYAKSGLGYCDVVEGFGDEAPLGELINIHYTARFADGIVFDSSYKRARPLTMRIGVGKVIRGLDQGILGGEGVPPMRIGGKRKLMIPPLLAYGPEPAGCFSGFIFCIIIK encoded by the exons ATGGCACTCTCGTTATCACTATCTTCAGGCGTTAGCGTTTCTTACCGTTATCCTTCATGTATATTGAAACGGAATGGTAAGAGTTGCAATAAGGTGTTATGTTCGGCGCGTAATGACAATAATAAGAAACGGTTTGTTGGAATTGGTGTTGGGATTGTAACGGCTTGGGTTATGGGTTTAACGGCGTTGGATGCGGATGCAACGAGAATTGAATACTATGCTACTGTAGCAGAGCCTATGTGTGAACTCAATTACGCCAAGTCTGGGCTTGGTTATTGTGATGTTGTTGAGGGTTTCGGTGATGAAGCTCCTCTTGGAGAACTTATCAAT ATTCATTATACTGCAAGATTTGCTGATGGAATAGTATTTGATAGCAGTTATAAACGTGCTAGACCTCTCACTATGCGTATTGGGGTTGGCAAG GTAATTAGGGGATTGGATCAGGGAATTTTGGGAGGTGAAGGAGTACCTCCAATGCGGATAG GTGGGAAACGCAAGCTCATGATTCCTCCCTTGTTAGCATATGGCCCTGAACCTGCAGGGTGCTTCTCAGGTTTCATTTTCTGCATTATTATAAA GTGA
- the LOC101497764 gene encoding uncharacterized protein — translation MENSSSFSSLRFSLILAIFFAAMLCGPKVTATEGLEATFIPSTPPPPPHDLQEHSFFSHTALLPPILSHLGFHELATAAPSLSDAATTAASSAWTGPSTIFAPSDASVRNCFSCSVPNLLREHIVPGLFTIEYLRRLAFGTKIETLSPGRCITVTSDSVHPNTSTGAAAKIFIGGVEITQPDLFNNGMIVVHGLQGFVSTLSPFSCDVERMTSLSFPFHPDHRSSQHVHTPGATVLPAIMRLMLRDAMLRLRNNGFSILALAMKVKYAELVTLNNMTIFAVDDLSIFSGSHSYISNVRFHIVPNRYLSIADLEKLPVGTALPTLERGQPLLITTSGGGGVTLAPMRINYVRVKVADVIRNVKIVVHSVYLPFPHINPVAAAYDTILGGEGASEGAASNTISDSAGQATEGTCSALDGRGGCASGVTSTTAGVSPMPQVKPMVEIEDHHGL, via the coding sequence ATGGAAAACTCGTCTTCCTTTTCCTCACTGCGATTCTCGTTGATCTTAGCGATCTTCTTCGCCGCCATGCTATGCGGCCCTAAGGTCACTGCTACTGAAGGACTTGAAGCTACATTCATACCGTCAACGCCACCGCCACCTCCACATGATCTTCAAGAACATTCATTCTTCTCTCACACTGCTTTGCTTCCACCGATCTTGTCTCATCTCGGTTTTCACGAGCTTGCAACCGCGGCTCCGTCACTTTCCGACGCTGCAACCACCGCTGCTTCCTCTGCTTGGACCGGTCCTTCCACGATTTTCGCTCCCTCCGATGCTTCAGTCCGAAATTGCTTCTCTTGCTCTGTTCCTAATCTCCTCCGTGAACACATTGTTCCAGGTCTTTTCACTATTGAATATCTGCGGAGACTTGCTTTTGGCACCAAGATCGAGACGCTTAGTCCCGGCCGGTGCATAACCGTAACTTCCGATTCGGTTCATCCGAACACTAGTACCGGCGCCGCTGCAAAGATCTTCATCGGAGGTGTAGAAATCACGCAACCGGATCTCTTCAACAACGGAATGATTGTAGTTCACGGACTTCAAGGTTTCGTCTCTACGTTATCTCCGTTTTCTTGTGACGTAGAAAGAATGACCTCACTCTCGTTTCCGTTCCACCCGGATCACCGTTCCAGTCAGCACGTCCACACTCCCGGCGCCACCGTGCTTCCTGCTATAATGCGCCTCATGCTCAGAGATGCTATGCTCAGACTCCGTAATAACGGTTTCAGCATCCTCGCTCTCGCTATGAAGGTAAAATACGCAGAGCTCGTAACTCTAAACAACATGACTATTTTCGCCGTCGATGATCTTTCCATATTTTCCGGTTCTCATTCATATATCAGTAATGTACGGTTCCATATCGTACCGAATCGTTACTTGTCGATAGCGGATCTGGAGAAGCTTCCAGTTGGAACTGCTCTGCCTACATTGGAACGAGGCCAACCGCTGCTCATCACAACCTCCGGTGGTGGAGGAGTGACATTGGCGCCGATGAGGATTAACTATGTGAGGGTTAAGGTAGCCGACGTCATCCGCAATGTGAAGATAGTTGTGCACAGTGTGTATTTACCGTTTCCGCATATCAATCCTGTTGCGGCTGCTTATGACACTATCTTAGGAGGTGAAGGAGCATCGGAAGGAGCAGCCAGTAATACTATATCAGATTCTGCAGGTCAGGCGACGGAAGGAACCTGTTCTGCTCTTGATGGACGTGGAGGTTGTGCTTCTGGTGTCACTTCTACAACAGCAGGTGTGTCTCCAATGCCTCAAGTCAAGCCAATGGTGGAGATTGAAGATCACCATGGCCTCTGA
- the LOC101498087 gene encoding L-ascorbate oxidase — protein MVQLQLNLRALPKLLVLCFFLIIWNFYKAEAGVRHYKCEVKYDYRSPDCYKKLVITINGQTPGPTIEAQEGDTVIVEVNNDLLTENLAIHWHGIRQIGTPWFDGTEGVSQCPILPGDTFVYQFVVDRPGTYLYHAHYGMQREAGLYGMIRVAPNEPEPFTYDFDRSIILNDWYHQSTYEQAALLSSIPFQWVGEPQSLLIHGKGRFNCSLTPSLKADVCNSSNPQCSPFVQTVITGKTYRLRVASLTALSALSFQIEGHNMTVVEADGHYVDPFVVQNLYIYSGETYSVIVKTDKDPSRNYWITSNVVSRNRTTPPGLAIFNYYPNHPMRSPPTPPPSPPAWDNVDSRLAQSLKIKAHQSYINKPPTTSDRVIVMLNTQNSIDGYRHWSVNNVSFFLPHTPYLIALKENFTDEFSQTSPPDSYDSNYDIFSVANNTNATSSNGIYRLQFNITVDVILQNANTMNKNNSETHPWHLHGHDFWVLGYGKGKFDVNNDTKNYNLVNPIRKNTVPVHPFGWTALRFRSDNPGVWAFHCHIESHFYMGMGVIFEEGIDRVGKLPSSIMGCGKSKGIN, from the exons ATGGTTCAACTTCAATTAAACTTAAGGGCATTACCAAAATTATTGGTTCTATGTTTCTTCCTTATTATATGGAATTTCTACAAAGCTGAGGCTGGAGTTAGACATTATAAATGTGAGGTTAAATATGATTATAGGTCCCCTGATTGTTATAAGAAACTAGTTATAACCATTAATGGGCAAACTCCAGGACCCACCATTGAGGCACAAGAGGGTGATACTGTTATAGTTGAAGTTAACAATGATTTGCTCACTGAAAATCTTGCTATTCATTGGCATGGTATTAGACAG ATTGGAACTCCTTGGTTTGATGGAACAGAAGGGGTATCTCAATGTCCTATACTACCTggagacacctttgtttatcAATTTGTTGTTGATAGG CCTGGTACATATCTTTACCATGCTCACTATggaatgcaaagggaagcaggACTATATGGAATGATTCGTGTGGCACCAAATGAACCTGAACCCTTTACTTATGACTTTGATAGAAGCATTATTCTGAATGATTGGTATCATCAGAGTACTTATGAACAAGCTGCTTTATTGTCTTCAATTCCTTTTCAATGGGTGGGGGAACCTCAg TCACTTTTGATTCATGGAAAAGGAAGATTCAACTGTTCCTTAACTCCAAGCTTAAAAGCTGATGTTTGTAATTCATCAAACCCTCAATGTTCTCCTTTTGTACAAACTGTCATCACAGGGAAAACATACAGACTTAGAGTTGCAAGCTTGACTGCTTTATCAGCACTTAGTTTCCAAATAGAG GGTCATAACATGACAGTTGTTGAAGCAGATGGACACTATGTTGACCCTTTTGTGGTTCAAAATCTCTACATATACTCAGGTGAAACATACTCAGTTATAGTAAAAACTGATAAAGACCCATCAAGAAACTACTGGATCACCTCAAATGTTGTCAGCAGAAACAGAACAACCCCACCTGGTTTAGCCATTTTCAACTACTATCCCAACCATCCAATGAGGTCACCACCAACACCTCCACCATCTCCACCAGCTTGGGACAATGTTGATTCAAGGCTAGCTCAAAGCCTTAAAATCAAAGCTCACCAAAGTTACATAAACAAACCTCCAACAACATCAGATAGAGTCATAGTTATGCTCAACACACAAAACAGTATAGACGGTTATCGACATTGGTCCGTGAACAATGTGTCTTTTTTCCTACCTCATACACCTTATCTTATTGCACTTAAAGAGAACTTTACTGATGAATTCAGCCAAACATCTCCACCTGATAGCTATGATAGTAACTATGATATTTTCAGTGTGGCTAATAACACAAATGCAACTTCTAGCAATGGAATTTATAGGCTGCAGTTCAATATAACAGTGGATGTTATACTTCAAAATGCAAACACTATGAATAAAAACAATAGTGAGACACATCCTTGGCATCTTCATGGACACGATTTTTGGGTTCTTGGATATGGAAAGGGTAAGTTTGATGTAAACAATGACACAAAGAATTATAATTTGGTGAACCCTATTAGGAAGAACACTGTGCCAGTTCACCCCTTTGGTTGGACTGCTCTGAGGTTTCGGTCGGATAATCCTGGTGTGTGGGCTTTCCATTGTCATATAGAGTCTCATTTCTATATGGGGATGGGAGTGATTTTTGAAGAAGGAATTGATAGGGTTGGGAAGCTTCCTTCATCCATCATGGGTTGTGGCAAATCCAAAGGCATTAATTAA